A genomic stretch from Alosa sapidissima isolate fAloSap1 chromosome 3, fAloSap1.pri, whole genome shotgun sequence includes:
- the col1a1a gene encoding collagen, type I, alpha 1a isoform X1: MFSFVDIRLALLLSATVLLARGQGEDDRTGVSCTLDGQVYNDRDVWKPEPCQICVCDSGTVMCDEVICEEVTDCPNPVIPHDECCPICPDDGRSQGTVEGPRGPKGDRGPAGYPGNDGIPGQPGLPGPPGPPGPPGLGGNFAPQMSGGFDDKSGGMPIPGPMGPMGPRGPPGPPGNSGPQGFTGPPGEPGEAGAPGSMGPRGPAGPPGKNGEDGEPGKPGRGGERGPTGPQGARGFPGTPGLPGIKGHRGFSGLDGAKGDSGPAGPKGEAGAAGENGTPGAMGPRGLPGERGRSGPSGAAGARGNDGAAGAAGPPGPTGPAGPPGFPGGPGSKGEGGPQGARGGEGPAGARGEPGNPGPAGPAGPSGNNGADGNPGAKGAPGAAGVAGAPGFPGPRGPPGTAGAQGAPGPKGNTGEAGAPGAKGEHGAKGEGGAPGVQGPPGPAGEEGKRGARGEPGAIGSRGAPGERGAPGSRGFPGADGSAGPKGATGERGGPGAVGPKGSSGEPGRNGEPGMPGAKGMTGSPGSPGPDGKLGASGAPGQDGRPGPPGPVGARGQPGVMGFPGPKGAAGEGGKPGERGVQGPVGAVGAAGKDGDVGAPGAPGPSGPSGERGEQGPAGPPGFQGLPGPQGAIGEPGKAGEQGLPGEAGAVGPAGSRGDRGFPGERGAPGPAGPAGARGSPGSAGNDGAKGDIGAPGAPGAGGAPGLQGMPGERGAAGLPGLKGERGEHGAKGTDGATGKDGARGMTGPIGPPGPAGAPGDKGEGGASGPSGPTGARGPPGERGESGPPGPAGFAGPPGSDGQPGSKGESGDTGGKGDAGSPGPAGATGAPGPQGPVGATGAKGARGAAGPPGATGFPGAVGRVGPPGPSGNPGPAGPPGPGGKEGPKGNRGDTGPAGRPGELGAAGPPGPSGEKGAPGGEGPSGSAGIPGPQGLAGSRGIVGLPGQRGERGFPGLSGAAGEPGKQGSGGPSGERGPPGPMGPAGLAGPPGEAGREGAPGNEGSAGRDGAPGPKGERGESGVAGAPGAPGPSGAPGPVGPAGKTGDRGESGPAGPAGAAGPAGPRGPAGPAGARGDKGEAGEAGERGMKGHRGFTGMQGPPGSPGSSGEAGPAGSSGPAGPRGPSGSAGSPGKDGMSGLPGPIGPPGPRGRTGEIGPAGPPGPPGPPGPPGAPGGGFDLGFIAQPQEKAPDPFRFRADDANVMRDRDLEVDTTLKSLSQQIESIRSPDGTKKNPARTCRDLKMCHPDWKSGEYWIDPDQGCTQDSIKVYCNMETGETCVYPSVADIPKKNWYTSKNIKEKKHVWFSESMSEGFQFEYGSEGSKPEDVNIQLTFLRLMATEASQNITYHCKNSIAYMDQQTGNLKKALLLQGSNEIEVRAEGNSRFTYSVVEDSCTSHTGAWGKTVIDYKTTKTSRLPIIDIAPMDVGAPDQEFGIEIGPVCFL; the protein is encoded by the exons ATGTTCAGCTTTGTGGATATTCGGTTGGCGCTGTTGCTTAGCGCAACGGTGCTGTTGGCAAGAGGACAAGGCGAGGACGATC GCACGGGCGTGAGCTGCACGTTGGACGGTCAAGTCTACAACGACAGGGACGTCTGGAAACCCGAACCATGCCAGATCTGCGTGTGCGACAGCGGCACCGTTATGTGCGATGAAGTCATCTGCGAAGAAGTTACCGACTGCCCCAATCCAGTGATCCCACACGACGAGTGCTGCCCTATTTGCCCCGACGACG GTCGAAGCCAGGGGACTGTTGAG GGACCCCGCGGACCCAAGGGAGACAGA GGCCCCGCTGGTTATCCCGGAAATGATGGCATCCCTGGCCAGCCCGGCCTTCCCGGACCCCCAGGCCCACCTGGACCTCCCGGCCTTGGCGGA AACTTTGCTCCTCAGATGTCTGGTGGATTCGACGATAAGTCTGGCGGTATGCCCATCCCTGGCCCAATG GGCCCAATGGGTCCCcgtggtcctcctggacctcccGGTAACAGT GGACCTCAGGGTTTCACTGGCCCCCCTGGTGAGCCTGGCGAGGCTGGTGCtcct ggttccaTGGGTCCCCGTGGTCCTGCTGGCCCCCCTGGAAAGAACGGAGAAGAT GGTGAGCCTGGCAAACCTGGTCGCGGTGGTGAGCGCGGACCCACTGGCCCTCAG GGAGCTCGTGGATTCCCCGGAACCCCTGGACTTCCTGGAATCAAGGGACACAGA GGATTCAGCGGTCTAGATGGAGCTAAGGGAGACAGTGGCCCCGCTGGACCTAAG GGTGAGGCTGGTGCAGCTGGAGAGAATGGAACCCCCGGAGCAATG gGCCCACGTGGTCTGCCTGGTGAGAGAGGCCGTAGCGGTCCCTCTGGAGCTGCT GGTGCCCGTGGTAATGatggtgctgctggtgctgctggtccTCCT GGCCCAACTGGTCCCGCTGGTCCTCCCGGTTTCCCCGGTGGCCCTGGATCCAAG GGAGAGGGCGGACCTCAGGGAGCCCGTGGTGGTGAGGGACCTGCTGGAGCTCGTGGTGAGCCAGGAAACCCCGGACCTGCTGGCCCTGCCGGACCTTCT GGAAACAACGGAGCTGATGGTAACCCCGGTGCCAAGGGTGCCCCT GGtgctgctggtgttgctggAGCTCCTGGCTTCCCTGGACCTCGTGGTCCCCCCGGAACCGCTGGTGCACAAGGTGCCCCAGGACCCAAGGGTAACACT GGTGAGGCTGGTGCCCCCGGAGCTAAGGGAGAACACGGTGCCAAGGGAGAGGGT GGTGCTCCTGGAGTCCAGGGACCCCCCGGACCTGCTGGTGAGGAGGGCAAGAGAGGCGCTCGTGGTGAGCCCGGTGCTATTGGATCTCGTGGAGCCCCTGGAGAGCGC GGTGCCCCCGGAAGCCGTGGTTTCCCTGGTGCTGATGGATCTGCTGGCCCCAAG gGTGCCACTGGTGAGCGTGGTGGCCCTGGAGCTGTTGGACCTAAGGGTTCTTCTGGTGAGCCTGGCCGCAACGGTGAGCCTGGTATGCCCGGAGCCAAG GGAATGACTGGCAGCCCTGGTAGCCCTGGACCCGACGGAAAGCTGGGCGCATCT GGTGCCCCTGGACAAGATGGCCGCCCTGGACCCCCAGGCCCAGTTGGAGCCAGAGGTCAGCCTGGTGTCATGGGATTCCCCGGACCCAAGGGTGCTGCT GGTGAGGGTGGCAAGCCTGGTGAGAGAGGAGTGCAGGGACCTGTTGGCGCCGTT GGTGCTGCTGGCAAAGATGGTGACGTTGGTGCTCCAGGTGCCCCTGGCCCCTCT GGTCCTtctggagagagaggtgagcagGGACCTGCTGGTCCTCCCGGATTCCAG GGACTCCCAGGACCTCAGGGTGCTATTGGTGAGCCTGGCAAGGCTGGCGAGCAG GGTTTGCCTGGTGAGGCTGGCGCTGTTGGACCCGCTGGATCCAGA GGTGATAGAGGATTCCCAGGTGAGCGTGGTGCCCCCGGACCCGCTGGACCTGCTGGCGCCCGTGGTTCTCCTGGATCCGCTGGTAACGATGGTGCTAAG GGTGATATTGGTGCTCCAGGTGCCCCTGGCGCTGGAGGAGCCCCCGGACTGCAGGGAATGCCCGGTGAGCGGGGTGCTGCTGGTCTCCCCGGACTTAAGGGCGAGAGA GGTGAGCATGGTGCCAAGGGAACCGATGGTGCAACTGGTAAAGATGGTGCCCGTGGTATGACTGGACCTATTGGACCTCCTGGCCCTGCTGGTGCCCCTGGTGACAAG GGTGAGGGTGGTGCTTCTGGACCTTCTGGACCTACTGGTGCTCGTGGACCCCCT GGTGAGCGCGGAGAGAGTGGTCCTCCCGGACCTGCTGGATTCGCTGGACCTCCC GGTTCTGATGGTCAGCCTGGTAGCAAGGGAGAGTCTGGTGACACTGGTGGCAAGGGTGATGCTGGATCTCCCGGACCTGCTGGAGCCACTGGTGCCCCTGGACCtcag GGCCCCGTTGGTGCTACTGGAGCTAAGGGTGCCCGTGGTGCTGCTGGACCTCCC GGTGCTACTGGATTCCCTGGTGCTGTCGGAAGAGTTGGACCTCCCGGCCCCTCT GGAAACCCTGGCCCAGCTGGACCTCCCGGACCTGGTGGCAAGGAAGGACCCAAGGGTAACCGTGGTGACACTGGACCTGCTGGCCGCCCTGGTGAGCTTGGTGCTGCTGGTCCCCCTGGCCCATCTGGAGAGAAGGGAGCCCCTGGTGGTGAAGGACCTTCT ggATCCGCAGGTATCCCCGGACCTCAGGGTCTTGCTGGAAGCCGTGGTATTGTTGGTCTTCCTGGACAGAGAGGCGAGCGTGGTTTCCCTGGTCTTTCTGGAGCAGCT GGAGAGCCCGGCAAACAGGGATCTGGTGGACCTAGCGGTGAGCGTGGACCTCCCGGACCCATGGGACCTGCTGGACTTGCTGGACCCCCTGGCGAGGCTGGTCGTGAG GGTGCCCCTGGAAATGAGGGATCTGCTGGACGTGATGGTGCCCCTGGCCCCAAG GGAGAGCGTGGTGAGTCCGGTGTTGCCGGAGCTCCTGGTGCCCCTGGACCCTCTGGTGCTCCTGGACCCGTTGGACCTGCTGGCAAGACTGGTGACCGTGGAGAGTCT GGCCCTGCTGGTCCTGCTGGCGCTGCTGGCCCCGCTGGTCCTCGCGGACCTGCC GGACCTGCTGGAGCTCGTGGAGACAAGGGAGAGGCCGGTGAGGCTGGAGAGAGAGGCATGAAGGGACACAGAGGATTCACTGGCATGCAGGGACCCCCTGGATCTCCT GGATCTTCTGGTGAGGCCGGACCTGCTGGTTCTTCTGGACCTGCTGGACCTAGA GGACCTTCTGGATCTGCTGGCTCCCCTGGTAAGGATGGCATGAGCGGTCTGCCTGGACCAATTGGACCCCCTGGACCTCGTGGTCGCACTGGTGAAATTGGACCTGCT GGTCCCCCTGGACCTCCCGGACCCCCTGGACCTCCTGGTGCCCCTGGTGGTGGATTCGACCTCGGCTTCATTGCCCAGCCACAAGAGAAGGCTCCCGATCCCTTCCGTTTCCGTGCCGACGATGCCAACGTGATGCGTGACCGTGACCTGGAGGTTGACACAACACTCAAGTCCCTGAGCCAGCAGATTGAGAGCATCCGCAGCCCCGATGGCACCAAGAAGAACCCAGCCCGCACCTGCCGCGACCTGAAGATGTGCCACCCAGACTGGAAGAGCG GCGAGTACTGGATCGACCCCGACCAGGGTTGCACTCAGGATTCCATCAAGGTTTACTGCAACATGGAGACTGGCGAGACCTGCGTCTACCCATCTGTGGCCGACATTCCCAAGAAGAACTGGTACACAAGCAAGAACATCAAGGAGAAGAAGCACGTCTGGTTCAGCGAGTCCATGTCCGAAGGCTTCCAG TTTGAGTATGGCAGTGAGGGATCCAAGCCTGAGGATGTCAACATTCAGCTCACCTTCCTGCGCCTCATGGCCACTGAGGCCTCCCAGAACATCACATACCACTGCAAGAACAGCATTGCCTACATGGATCAGCAAACAGGCAATCTTAAGAAGGCTCTGCTCCTGCAGGGCTCTAACGAGATCGAGGTCAGAGCCGAGGGCAACAGCCGCTTCACATACAGCGTGGTCGAGGACAGCTGCACG TCGCACACTGGTGCATGGGGCAAGACAGTCATCGACTACAAGACAACGAAAACATCCCGTCTGCCTATTATTGACATCGCTCCTATGGACGTTGGTGCACCCGATCAGGAATTTGGCATTGAAATTGGCCCAGTCTGCTTCTTGTAA
- the col1a1a gene encoding collagen, type I, alpha 1a isoform X2, whose protein sequence is MFSFVDIRLALLLSATVLLARGQGEDDRTGVSCTLDGQVYNDRDVWKPEPCQICVCDSGTVMCDEVICEEVTDCPNPVIPHDECCPICPDDGRSQGTVEGPRGPKGDRGPAGYPGNDGIPGQPGLPGPPGPPGPPGLGGNFAPQMSGGFDDKSGGMPIPGPMGPMGPRGPPGPPGNSGPQGFTGPPGEPGEAGAPGSMGPRGPAGPPGKNGEDGEPGKPGRGGERGPTGPQGARGFPGTPGLPGIKGHRGFSGLDGAKGDSGPAGPKGEAGAAGENGTPGAMGPRGLPGERGRSGPSGAAGARGNDGAAGAAGPPGPTGPAGPPGFPGGPGSKGEGGPQGARGGEGPAGARGEPGNPGPAGPAGPSGNNGADGNPGAKGAPGAAGVAGAPGFPGPRGPPGTAGAQGAPGPKGNTGEAGAPGAKGEHGAKGEGGAPGVQGPPGPAGEEGKRGARGEPGAIGSRGAPGERGAPGSRGFPGADGSAGPKGATGERGGPGAVGPKGSSGEPGRNGEPGMPGAKGMTGSPGSPGPDGKLGASGAPGQDGRPGPPGPVGARGQPGVMGFPGPKGAAGEGGKPGERGVQGPVGAVGAAGKDGDVGAPGAPGPSGPSGERGEQGPAGPPGFQGLPGPQGAIGEPGKAGEQGLPGEAGAVGPAGSRGDRGFPGERGAPGPAGPAGARGSPGSAGNDGAKGDIGAPGAPGAGGAPGLQGMPGERGAAGLPGLKGERGEHGAKGTDGATGKDGARGMTGPIGPPGPAGAPGDKGEGGASGPSGPTGARGPPGERGESGPPGPAGFAGPPGATGFPGAVGRVGPPGPSGNPGPAGPPGPGGKEGPKGNRGDTGPAGRPGELGAAGPPGPSGEKGAPGGEGPSGSAGIPGPQGLAGSRGIVGLPGQRGERGFPGLSGAAGEPGKQGSGGPSGERGPPGPMGPAGLAGPPGEAGREGAPGNEGSAGRDGAPGPKGERGESGVAGAPGAPGPSGAPGPVGPAGKTGDRGESGPAGPAGAAGPAGPRGPAGPAGARGDKGEAGEAGERGMKGHRGFTGMQGPPGSPGSSGEAGPAGSSGPAGPRGPSGSAGSPGKDGMSGLPGPIGPPGPRGRTGEIGPAGPPGPPGPPGPPGAPGGGFDLGFIAQPQEKAPDPFRFRADDANVMRDRDLEVDTTLKSLSQQIESIRSPDGTKKNPARTCRDLKMCHPDWKSGEYWIDPDQGCTQDSIKVYCNMETGETCVYPSVADIPKKNWYTSKNIKEKKHVWFSESMSEGFQFEYGSEGSKPEDVNIQLTFLRLMATEASQNITYHCKNSIAYMDQQTGNLKKALLLQGSNEIEVRAEGNSRFTYSVVEDSCTSHTGAWGKTVIDYKTTKTSRLPIIDIAPMDVGAPDQEFGIEIGPVCFL, encoded by the exons ATGTTCAGCTTTGTGGATATTCGGTTGGCGCTGTTGCTTAGCGCAACGGTGCTGTTGGCAAGAGGACAAGGCGAGGACGATC GCACGGGCGTGAGCTGCACGTTGGACGGTCAAGTCTACAACGACAGGGACGTCTGGAAACCCGAACCATGCCAGATCTGCGTGTGCGACAGCGGCACCGTTATGTGCGATGAAGTCATCTGCGAAGAAGTTACCGACTGCCCCAATCCAGTGATCCCACACGACGAGTGCTGCCCTATTTGCCCCGACGACG GTCGAAGCCAGGGGACTGTTGAG GGACCCCGCGGACCCAAGGGAGACAGA GGCCCCGCTGGTTATCCCGGAAATGATGGCATCCCTGGCCAGCCCGGCCTTCCCGGACCCCCAGGCCCACCTGGACCTCCCGGCCTTGGCGGA AACTTTGCTCCTCAGATGTCTGGTGGATTCGACGATAAGTCTGGCGGTATGCCCATCCCTGGCCCAATG GGCCCAATGGGTCCCcgtggtcctcctggacctcccGGTAACAGT GGACCTCAGGGTTTCACTGGCCCCCCTGGTGAGCCTGGCGAGGCTGGTGCtcct ggttccaTGGGTCCCCGTGGTCCTGCTGGCCCCCCTGGAAAGAACGGAGAAGAT GGTGAGCCTGGCAAACCTGGTCGCGGTGGTGAGCGCGGACCCACTGGCCCTCAG GGAGCTCGTGGATTCCCCGGAACCCCTGGACTTCCTGGAATCAAGGGACACAGA GGATTCAGCGGTCTAGATGGAGCTAAGGGAGACAGTGGCCCCGCTGGACCTAAG GGTGAGGCTGGTGCAGCTGGAGAGAATGGAACCCCCGGAGCAATG gGCCCACGTGGTCTGCCTGGTGAGAGAGGCCGTAGCGGTCCCTCTGGAGCTGCT GGTGCCCGTGGTAATGatggtgctgctggtgctgctggtccTCCT GGCCCAACTGGTCCCGCTGGTCCTCCCGGTTTCCCCGGTGGCCCTGGATCCAAG GGAGAGGGCGGACCTCAGGGAGCCCGTGGTGGTGAGGGACCTGCTGGAGCTCGTGGTGAGCCAGGAAACCCCGGACCTGCTGGCCCTGCCGGACCTTCT GGAAACAACGGAGCTGATGGTAACCCCGGTGCCAAGGGTGCCCCT GGtgctgctggtgttgctggAGCTCCTGGCTTCCCTGGACCTCGTGGTCCCCCCGGAACCGCTGGTGCACAAGGTGCCCCAGGACCCAAGGGTAACACT GGTGAGGCTGGTGCCCCCGGAGCTAAGGGAGAACACGGTGCCAAGGGAGAGGGT GGTGCTCCTGGAGTCCAGGGACCCCCCGGACCTGCTGGTGAGGAGGGCAAGAGAGGCGCTCGTGGTGAGCCCGGTGCTATTGGATCTCGTGGAGCCCCTGGAGAGCGC GGTGCCCCCGGAAGCCGTGGTTTCCCTGGTGCTGATGGATCTGCTGGCCCCAAG gGTGCCACTGGTGAGCGTGGTGGCCCTGGAGCTGTTGGACCTAAGGGTTCTTCTGGTGAGCCTGGCCGCAACGGTGAGCCTGGTATGCCCGGAGCCAAG GGAATGACTGGCAGCCCTGGTAGCCCTGGACCCGACGGAAAGCTGGGCGCATCT GGTGCCCCTGGACAAGATGGCCGCCCTGGACCCCCAGGCCCAGTTGGAGCCAGAGGTCAGCCTGGTGTCATGGGATTCCCCGGACCCAAGGGTGCTGCT GGTGAGGGTGGCAAGCCTGGTGAGAGAGGAGTGCAGGGACCTGTTGGCGCCGTT GGTGCTGCTGGCAAAGATGGTGACGTTGGTGCTCCAGGTGCCCCTGGCCCCTCT GGTCCTtctggagagagaggtgagcagGGACCTGCTGGTCCTCCCGGATTCCAG GGACTCCCAGGACCTCAGGGTGCTATTGGTGAGCCTGGCAAGGCTGGCGAGCAG GGTTTGCCTGGTGAGGCTGGCGCTGTTGGACCCGCTGGATCCAGA GGTGATAGAGGATTCCCAGGTGAGCGTGGTGCCCCCGGACCCGCTGGACCTGCTGGCGCCCGTGGTTCTCCTGGATCCGCTGGTAACGATGGTGCTAAG GGTGATATTGGTGCTCCAGGTGCCCCTGGCGCTGGAGGAGCCCCCGGACTGCAGGGAATGCCCGGTGAGCGGGGTGCTGCTGGTCTCCCCGGACTTAAGGGCGAGAGA GGTGAGCATGGTGCCAAGGGAACCGATGGTGCAACTGGTAAAGATGGTGCCCGTGGTATGACTGGACCTATTGGACCTCCTGGCCCTGCTGGTGCCCCTGGTGACAAG GGTGAGGGTGGTGCTTCTGGACCTTCTGGACCTACTGGTGCTCGTGGACCCCCT GGTGAGCGCGGAGAGAGTGGTCCTCCCGGACCTGCTGGATTCGCTGGACCTCCC GGTGCTACTGGATTCCCTGGTGCTGTCGGAAGAGTTGGACCTCCCGGCCCCTCT GGAAACCCTGGCCCAGCTGGACCTCCCGGACCTGGTGGCAAGGAAGGACCCAAGGGTAACCGTGGTGACACTGGACCTGCTGGCCGCCCTGGTGAGCTTGGTGCTGCTGGTCCCCCTGGCCCATCTGGAGAGAAGGGAGCCCCTGGTGGTGAAGGACCTTCT ggATCCGCAGGTATCCCCGGACCTCAGGGTCTTGCTGGAAGCCGTGGTATTGTTGGTCTTCCTGGACAGAGAGGCGAGCGTGGTTTCCCTGGTCTTTCTGGAGCAGCT GGAGAGCCCGGCAAACAGGGATCTGGTGGACCTAGCGGTGAGCGTGGACCTCCCGGACCCATGGGACCTGCTGGACTTGCTGGACCCCCTGGCGAGGCTGGTCGTGAG GGTGCCCCTGGAAATGAGGGATCTGCTGGACGTGATGGTGCCCCTGGCCCCAAG GGAGAGCGTGGTGAGTCCGGTGTTGCCGGAGCTCCTGGTGCCCCTGGACCCTCTGGTGCTCCTGGACCCGTTGGACCTGCTGGCAAGACTGGTGACCGTGGAGAGTCT GGCCCTGCTGGTCCTGCTGGCGCTGCTGGCCCCGCTGGTCCTCGCGGACCTGCC GGACCTGCTGGAGCTCGTGGAGACAAGGGAGAGGCCGGTGAGGCTGGAGAGAGAGGCATGAAGGGACACAGAGGATTCACTGGCATGCAGGGACCCCCTGGATCTCCT GGATCTTCTGGTGAGGCCGGACCTGCTGGTTCTTCTGGACCTGCTGGACCTAGA GGACCTTCTGGATCTGCTGGCTCCCCTGGTAAGGATGGCATGAGCGGTCTGCCTGGACCAATTGGACCCCCTGGACCTCGTGGTCGCACTGGTGAAATTGGACCTGCT GGTCCCCCTGGACCTCCCGGACCCCCTGGACCTCCTGGTGCCCCTGGTGGTGGATTCGACCTCGGCTTCATTGCCCAGCCACAAGAGAAGGCTCCCGATCCCTTCCGTTTCCGTGCCGACGATGCCAACGTGATGCGTGACCGTGACCTGGAGGTTGACACAACACTCAAGTCCCTGAGCCAGCAGATTGAGAGCATCCGCAGCCCCGATGGCACCAAGAAGAACCCAGCCCGCACCTGCCGCGACCTGAAGATGTGCCACCCAGACTGGAAGAGCG GCGAGTACTGGATCGACCCCGACCAGGGTTGCACTCAGGATTCCATCAAGGTTTACTGCAACATGGAGACTGGCGAGACCTGCGTCTACCCATCTGTGGCCGACATTCCCAAGAAGAACTGGTACACAAGCAAGAACATCAAGGAGAAGAAGCACGTCTGGTTCAGCGAGTCCATGTCCGAAGGCTTCCAG TTTGAGTATGGCAGTGAGGGATCCAAGCCTGAGGATGTCAACATTCAGCTCACCTTCCTGCGCCTCATGGCCACTGAGGCCTCCCAGAACATCACATACCACTGCAAGAACAGCATTGCCTACATGGATCAGCAAACAGGCAATCTTAAGAAGGCTCTGCTCCTGCAGGGCTCTAACGAGATCGAGGTCAGAGCCGAGGGCAACAGCCGCTTCACATACAGCGTGGTCGAGGACAGCTGCACG TCGCACACTGGTGCATGGGGCAAGACAGTCATCGACTACAAGACAACGAAAACATCCCGTCTGCCTATTATTGACATCGCTCCTATGGACGTTGGTGCACCCGATCAGGAATTTGGCATTGAAATTGGCCCAGTCTGCTTCTTGTAA